A window from Bosea sp. ANAM02 encodes these proteins:
- a CDS encoding DMT family transporter encodes MPTRPPSSNAHSRGVLLVFAATVAWSASGIYARLLTTDAWTAIAWRSLFAAIFLIVPMVLFGGAGTRRQWKTTFAPAGLALIACQTISQAAFIGAYYTTSVANVAVIYATAPFIAAVLGWLILKEPIAWRAMAAGLVCLAGVAIIISASWGAGRLVGDLLALLMTVTFAVVIVVPRLDPELPAMPPIFVSALLAFLLFAPFSSAGSLDAHNLTVLAAFGATNFSIALVLFIIGARRLPPAESALIGTTEIVMTPVWVWLLFSEQPPAATLIGGSVILAAVLWYTISELRRSHERR; translated from the coding sequence TTGCCGACCAGACCGCCTTCCTCGAACGCCCATTCCCGCGGCGTCCTGCTCGTCTTCGCCGCGACCGTCGCCTGGAGCGCCAGCGGCATCTATGCGCGCCTGCTGACGACGGATGCCTGGACGGCGATCGCCTGGCGCTCGCTCTTTGCCGCGATATTCCTGATCGTCCCGATGGTCCTGTTCGGCGGCGCGGGGACACGGCGGCAATGGAAGACGACGTTCGCTCCCGCAGGCCTCGCCCTGATCGCCTGCCAGACGATCAGCCAGGCGGCCTTCATCGGCGCCTATTACACGACCAGCGTGGCGAATGTGGCGGTGATCTACGCGACCGCGCCTTTCATCGCAGCCGTCCTGGGCTGGCTGATCCTGAAGGAGCCGATCGCCTGGCGCGCGATGGCGGCAGGGCTCGTCTGCCTCGCCGGCGTCGCGATCATCATCTCCGCCTCATGGGGTGCCGGCCGGCTCGTCGGCGACCTGCTCGCCCTCTTGATGACGGTGACCTTCGCGGTGGTCATCGTCGTGCCGCGGCTGGATCCGGAACTGCCGGCGATGCCGCCGATCTTCGTCAGCGCATTGCTCGCCTTCCTGCTCTTCGCGCCGTTCAGCTCCGCTGGCTCGCTCGACGCCCACAACCTCACGGTGCTGGCGGCCTTCGGCGCGACGAATTTCTCGATCGCGCTGGTGCTGTTCATCATCGGCGCCCGGCGCCTGCCACCGGCCGAGTCGGCCCTGATCGGCACCACCGAGATCGTCATGACCCCTGTCTGGGTCTGGCTCCTGTTCTCCGAGCAGCCTCCGGCCGCCACCCTGATAGGCGGTTCCGTGATCCTCGCGGCGGTGCTCTGGTACACGATCTCAGAACTCAGGCGCAGTCATGAGCGGCGCTGA
- a CDS encoding aldehyde dehydrogenase family protein, with amino-acid sequence MKTYRNFIANEWRDAVDGEHIDVRNPSSGQVLAKLARGRQEDVDLAVAAARQALSGEWGRLTATERGRILSRIATGVLAKIDLLTEIEARDVGKPLTQARADVVALARYLEFYGASADKVHGDTIPYQNGFTVLTVYEPHGVTGHIIPWNYPMQILGRSLGAALAMGNAAVVKPAEEACLTILEFAAIAQEAGLPAGALNIVTGFGAEAGAALSAHTDVNHISFTGSARTGEMVQAAAARNAVPVTLELGGKSAQVVFADADLDRAVPFLVNAGIQNAGQTCSASSRILVERSVYEDVIARMSEKYRALKVGPAEADLSVGPVVSQRQKAIVEDFLGVARKDGLKVAAQGTIVPDAPAEGAYVAPTLLRDVPPDHKLAQEEIFGPVQVIMPFDSEEEALALANGTPYGLVCGIWTSDGGRQLRMARAAQAGQVFINNYGAGGGVELPFGGVKKSGHGREKGFEALYGFASMKTISIFHG; translated from the coding sequence GTGAAGACCTACCGCAATTTCATCGCCAATGAATGGCGCGATGCCGTGGACGGCGAGCATATCGACGTCCGCAACCCCTCGAGCGGCCAGGTGCTGGCGAAGCTCGCACGCGGCAGGCAGGAGGACGTCGATCTCGCGGTCGCCGCCGCCCGCCAGGCGCTCTCGGGCGAATGGGGCCGGCTGACCGCGACCGAGCGCGGGCGCATCCTCAGCCGGATCGCGACCGGCGTGCTCGCGAAGATCGACCTCCTGACCGAAATCGAGGCGCGCGATGTCGGCAAGCCATTGACGCAGGCGCGGGCCGATGTCGTGGCGCTCGCACGCTATCTCGAATTCTACGGCGCCTCCGCCGACAAGGTGCATGGCGACACCATTCCCTATCAGAACGGCTTCACCGTCCTGACGGTCTACGAACCGCATGGCGTCACCGGGCATATCATCCCGTGGAACTACCCGATGCAGATCCTCGGCCGCAGCCTCGGCGCGGCGCTGGCCATGGGCAATGCCGCCGTGGTCAAGCCGGCGGAGGAAGCCTGCCTGACCATCCTCGAATTCGCGGCGATCGCGCAGGAGGCGGGACTGCCGGCCGGCGCGCTGAACATCGTCACCGGCTTTGGCGCCGAGGCCGGGGCGGCACTCTCCGCGCATACCGACGTCAATCACATCTCCTTCACCGGCTCGGCCCGTACCGGCGAGATGGTGCAGGCTGCCGCCGCCCGCAACGCCGTGCCGGTGACGCTGGAGCTCGGAGGCAAGTCGGCGCAAGTGGTCTTCGCCGATGCCGATCTCGACCGGGCGGTGCCCTTCCTGGTCAATGCCGGCATCCAGAATGCCGGCCAGACCTGCTCGGCCTCCTCGCGCATCCTCGTCGAGCGTTCCGTCTATGAGGATGTCATCGCCCGCATGAGCGAAAAATACCGGGCCCTCAAGGTCGGCCCCGCCGAAGCCGACCTCTCCGTCGGCCCTGTGGTCTCGCAGCGCCAGAAGGCCATCGTCGAGGATTTCCTCGGCGTCGCCCGCAAGGATGGCCTTAAGGTCGCGGCGCAGGGCACGATCGTCCCGGATGCCCCGGCCGAGGGCGCCTATGTCGCGCCAACCCTGCTGCGCGACGTCCCGCCCGATCACAAGCTGGCGCAGGAAGAGATTTTCGGCCCCGTGCAGGTGATCATGCCCTTCGACAGCGAGGAGGAGGCGCTCGCGCTTGCCAACGGCACGCCCTACGGGCTGGTCTGCGGCATCTGGACGAGCGATGGCGGCCGGCAGCTGCGCATGGCGCGCGCCGCGCAGGCGGGCCAGGTCTTCATCAACAATTATGGAGCCGGCGGCGGCGTCGAGCTGCCCTTCGGCGGCGTCAAGAAATCGGGCCATGGCCGCGAGAAGGGCTTCGAGGCCCTCTACGGCTTCGCCAGTATGAAGACCATTTCGATCTTCCACGGCTAA
- a CDS encoding amidase: protein MTELADLTAVALVEAYRTRRLSPVEVTDAVIARIEAWEPQLNALWAYDPEAARESARLSEARWMKGEPLGAIDGVPVTIKENIATKGTPVPLGTAAVTLVPAATDAPPAARTREAGGVILAKTTMPDYGMLSSGLSSFHKLARNPWDLSTNPGGSSAGAGAAAAAGYGPLHIGTDIGGSIRLPAGWCGLVGLKPSAGRLPIDPPFIGRAAGPMTRTVADTALYMSVLTRPDRRDTMALPYQEIDWLNLTGSVKGLKIGLWLDAGFGQEVGAETLAAVQDAAARLADAGATIVPIAPFLTRTMIDGLDRFWRARGYEDVSRLPPEQQAKILPYIFNWIVTAKDFTGGEVYTGFAQIEAMRNALHGALKDVDFIISPTAPEPSFPAEWASPLNDPQRPFEHIAFTVSANMGGQPAVSLNCGYSGGGLPIGLQIIGQSFDDIGVLRLARAFEEIRAPSRPWPQLAG from the coding sequence ATGACCGAACTAGCCGACCTGACCGCCGTCGCTCTCGTCGAAGCCTATCGCACACGCAGGCTTTCGCCCGTCGAGGTGACCGATGCCGTGATCGCACGCATCGAAGCCTGGGAGCCGCAGCTCAACGCGCTCTGGGCCTATGATCCGGAGGCGGCTCGCGAAAGCGCGCGGCTCTCCGAAGCGCGCTGGATGAAGGGCGAACCGCTCGGCGCGATCGACGGCGTGCCCGTGACGATCAAGGAGAACATCGCGACGAAGGGGACGCCGGTCCCGCTCGGCACCGCAGCCGTGACGCTCGTGCCCGCGGCCACTGACGCGCCCCCCGCGGCACGCACGCGCGAAGCGGGTGGCGTCATCCTCGCCAAGACGACCATGCCCGATTACGGCATGCTCTCCTCCGGCCTGTCGAGCTTCCACAAGCTGGCCCGCAACCCCTGGGACCTCTCGACCAATCCCGGCGGTTCCAGCGCCGGCGCCGGTGCGGCCGCCGCCGCCGGCTACGGCCCCTTGCATATCGGCACCGATATCGGCGGCTCGATCCGTCTGCCGGCAGGCTGGTGCGGCCTCGTCGGCCTCAAGCCCTCGGCCGGGCGCCTGCCGATCGACCCGCCCTTCATCGGGCGTGCCGCCGGGCCGATGACGCGCACCGTCGCCGACACCGCGCTCTACATGTCGGTGCTGACCAGGCCGGACCGGCGCGACACCATGGCCCTGCCCTATCAGGAGATCGACTGGCTCAACCTGACCGGCTCGGTGAAGGGGCTGAAGATCGGCCTGTGGCTGGATGCCGGCTTCGGCCAGGAGGTCGGCGCGGAGACGCTCGCCGCCGTGCAGGACGCCGCGGCACGGCTCGCCGATGCCGGGGCGACCATCGTGCCGATCGCGCCCTTCCTGACCCGGACCATGATCGACGGGCTCGACCGCTTCTGGCGCGCGCGCGGCTATGAGGACGTCTCGCGGCTGCCGCCGGAGCAGCAGGCCAAGATCCTGCCCTATATCTTCAACTGGATCGTGACCGCCAAGGACTTCACCGGGGGTGAAGTCTATACCGGCTTCGCCCAGATCGAAGCGATGCGCAACGCGCTCCATGGCGCACTCAAGGACGTCGATTTCATCATCTCGCCAACGGCGCCCGAGCCGTCCTTTCCAGCGGAATGGGCTTCGCCGCTCAACGATCCGCAGCGGCCCTTCGAGCATATCGCGTTCACGGTCTCGGCCAATATGGGCGGCCAGCCGGCCGTGTCGCTCAATTGCGGCTACTCCGGCGGCGGACTGCCGATCGGCCTGCAGATCATCGGCCAGTCCTTCGACGATATCGGCGTGCTGCGGCTCGCCCGTGCCTTCGAGGAGATACGCGCGCCGTCGCGGCCGTGGCCGCAGCTCGCAGGCTGA